A region from the Chthoniobacterales bacterium genome encodes:
- a CDS encoding RluA family pseudouridine synthase, which yields MNAATITLHTVSATHAGSRLDAVVAQIAPEFSRSRAKTLIEDGAILVNEEKVKPRHPVAAGDRIRIAEPPAIPSEVAAEDIPLTILFEDADLIVLNKPPGLVVHPGAGNESGTLVNALLHHCDSLSGIGGVERPGIVHRLDKDTSGCLVVAKNDIAHRALSEQFAQRETTKRYLAIVHGMPKKLRGLIDAPISRHPVDRKKMAVVAEEKGRASQTLYGVISPLPPPLGRLTLVECRLLTGRTHQIRVHMKHLGHPLAGDAVYGRAGDGFPRQMLHSWKLGFTHPTSNRLMEFCADLPPDFANLSLDFSSYDPV from the coding sequence ATGAACGCCGCCACCATCACCCTGCACACCGTCTCCGCGACACACGCCGGGTCGCGCCTCGATGCCGTCGTCGCGCAGATCGCCCCGGAGTTTTCGCGGTCGCGAGCCAAGACGTTGATCGAGGACGGCGCCATTCTGGTGAACGAGGAAAAGGTCAAACCCCGGCACCCCGTCGCTGCGGGCGACCGCATTCGCATCGCCGAGCCACCGGCCATTCCATCGGAAGTCGCCGCCGAGGATATCCCGCTCACGATCCTCTTTGAAGACGCCGACCTCATCGTCCTCAACAAGCCACCCGGCCTCGTCGTCCATCCCGGCGCGGGCAACGAATCCGGCACGCTCGTCAACGCGCTCCTCCACCATTGCGACAGCCTCAGCGGCATCGGCGGCGTCGAGAGGCCGGGCATCGTCCACCGGCTCGATAAAGACACCAGCGGCTGCCTCGTTGTTGCCAAAAACGACATCGCCCACCGCGCCCTCTCGGAGCAATTTGCCCAGCGCGAAACGACAAAACGCTACCTCGCCATCGTCCATGGAATGCCCAAAAAACTCCGCGGTCTCATCGACGCCCCGATTTCCCGTCACCCGGTTGACCGAAAGAAAATGGCCGTTGTCGCGGAGGAAAAAGGCCGCGCCTCGCAGACGCTTTACGGCGTCATTTCCCCGCTACCGCCGCCGCTCGGGCGCCTCACCCTCGTTGAATGCCGTCTGCTCACCGGACGCACCCACCAGATTCGCGTCCACATGAAACACCTCGGCCATCCGCTCGCTGGCGATGCCGTTTACGGACGCGCCGGCGACGGTTTTCCGCGACAGATGTTGCATTCCTGGAAACTCGGTTTCACCCATCCGACTTCCAATCGACTCATGGAATTTTGCGCTGACCTCCCGCCGGATTTCGCTAACCTCTCCCTCGATTTCTCCAGCTATGACCCCGTTTAA
- a CDS encoding uracil-DNA glycosylase has translation MTPFNSGLDLVIEQLTAQKRLLHRAPSAAPELLQKLLQTKPQHATTAPTAPTAPTAPTAPTVPSAANSFLTSGSKQERIEALRAIALPCTKCPQLVASRTQVVFGVGQLDADLMFVGEAPGEDEDLQGEPFVGKAGQLLTKMIQAMGLQRDDVYIANVVKCRPNMPPNTPGNRKPTSIEMATCLPYLLEQIDIVRPRVIVALGLTAVEGLIGETRPMNQLRGQWLHLLGTPLLPTYHPAYLLRNQATSEKRKVWEDLLMVMEKLAIPISEKQRNFFTR, from the coding sequence ATGACCCCGTTTAACTCCGGCCTCGACCTCGTCATCGAGCAACTCACCGCGCAAAAACGCCTGCTTCATCGCGCCCCCTCCGCGGCCCCCGAGCTCCTGCAAAAACTCCTCCAGACGAAGCCCCAGCACGCGACCACCGCTCCCACCGCTCCCACCGCTCCCACCGCTCCGACCGCTCCCACCGTCCCCTCGGCAGCCAACAGTTTCCTAACCTCCGGCAGCAAACAGGAACGCATCGAAGCCCTCCGCGCCATCGCGTTGCCCTGCACGAAATGCCCCCAACTCGTCGCCAGCCGCACCCAGGTTGTCTTCGGAGTCGGCCAACTCGACGCCGACCTCATGTTCGTCGGCGAAGCACCGGGCGAGGACGAGGATTTGCAAGGCGAACCATTCGTCGGCAAAGCCGGCCAGCTCCTCACCAAAATGATCCAGGCCATGGGCCTCCAGCGCGACGACGTTTACATCGCCAACGTCGTCAAGTGCCGTCCTAACATGCCGCCCAATACTCCCGGCAACCGCAAGCCGACTTCCATCGAAATGGCGACGTGCCTCCCGTATTTGCTCGAGCAAATCGACATTGTTAGACCGCGCGTCATCGTCGCCCTCGGCCTCACAGCCGTCGAGGGACTCATCGGCGAAACGCGACCCATGAACCAGTTGCGCGGCCAGTGGCTGCATTTGTTAGGAACCCCGCTCCTGCCCACCTATCACCCCGCGTATTTGCTTCGGAACCAGGCCACCAGCGAGAAACGCAAAGTCTGGGAAGACCTCCTCATGGTCATGGAAAAACTGGCCATCCCCATCTCCGAAAAGCAGCGAAACTTCTTCACCCGCTAG
- a CDS encoding acyltransferase family protein: MKQRLLWIDFLRGLAVLGMIETHSVNSFLAPVYRTGGWFTFLSYLNGIVAPTFLFIAGFLQGASIRKNWDAPTSFARRFRSIGVLLLLAYALQFPWNSPFDGDKVWIALGRIDVLHCIAISLASLLVLAKLCKRLITFDAMVGLLTIGLILAAPFVWNSTENFPAPIAGYLTAHRGALFPLFPWSAFLLAGALASRLPRMFAVGFLLTTALGWMLKFTMAAWFESQTYATRYDAFLFRLSVVLLGCALCSWLLTTDRLLTRAIQWCGARSLPLYVFHLILLHSGLGILLPPLRDLYPKTQTPTTVFWLFLLTLSATLALTWLWQWVLTHTIRLTRKGWPMDYRTGE; the protein is encoded by the coding sequence TTGAAACAGCGCCTCCTCTGGATCGACTTTCTGCGCGGGCTTGCTGTGCTGGGAATGATCGAGACGCACTCGGTCAATTCGTTTCTAGCTCCAGTCTATCGCACTGGCGGCTGGTTCACATTTCTCAGCTACCTCAACGGCATCGTCGCGCCCACATTCCTTTTCATCGCCGGTTTTCTGCAAGGCGCGTCGATCCGCAAAAACTGGGACGCGCCGACGTCCTTCGCCCGGCGGTTTCGCTCCATCGGCGTCCTTCTGCTCCTCGCCTACGCCTTGCAATTCCCCTGGAACTCGCCTTTCGACGGCGACAAAGTCTGGATCGCCCTGGGCCGGATCGACGTGCTCCATTGCATTGCGATCTCACTCGCATCACTGCTAGTACTAGCGAAACTCTGCAAGCGGCTGATCACCTTCGATGCGATGGTGGGTTTGCTAACCATCGGCCTCATCCTAGCCGCGCCATTCGTCTGGAACTCGACTGAAAATTTCCCCGCGCCCATCGCTGGCTACCTCACCGCCCATCGTGGAGCCTTGTTTCCCCTCTTCCCCTGGAGCGCCTTTCTGCTCGCAGGAGCCCTGGCCAGCCGTTTGCCCCGAATGTTCGCCGTCGGCTTTCTACTAACAACCGCGCTCGGCTGGATGCTGAAGTTCACCATGGCCGCGTGGTTTGAGTCACAGACCTATGCCACTCGCTACGACGCCTTCCTTTTTCGATTAAGCGTCGTCTTGTTAGGTTGCGCGTTGTGCTCGTGGCTGCTCACCACCGACCGCCTCCTAACCCGAGCCATCCAATGGTGCGGAGCCCGTTCGCTGCCGCTCTATGTCTTTCACCTCATCCTCCTGCATAGCGGCCTCGGCATCCTCCTGCCGCCCCTGCGCGACCTTTACCCCAAAACCCAAACGCCTACCACCGTCTTCTGGCTCTTTCTCTTAACCTTAAGCGCAACCCTCGCGCTCACCTGGCTCTGGCAATGGGTTCTAACACACACCATCCGTCTCACCCGCAAAGGCTGGCCGATGGATTATCGGACAGGCGAATAA
- a CDS encoding ATP-dependent DNA helicase RecQ, with product MLEREMMEQTGLPELEKTLLAHFGHAEFRPGQRQVVEALMAGHSALAIFPTGGGKSLCYQLPALLLEGLTLVISPLIALMKDQVDALLVRGIATARLDSTLNAMELASVFRQIEEGSLRLLYVAPERLANEKFVERMKGVNIALVAIDEAHCISEWGHNFRPDYLRLAKIVRKWRIPRVLALTATATPDVARDIAKEFRITRENRVVTSFHRPNLFLQITPVKASERIALLVEKLTVETRFPAIVYVTLQETSESVAAHLQRAGIRARAYHAGLADDVRSEVQQAFMLDAIEVIVATIAFGMGVDKANVRSVFHFNLPKTLENYQQEIGRAGRDGLPSHCEMLACGDDIRVLENFILGDTPTRHALLELTGHFLRQGQEFSISRYDLSRSHDVKTIVLETALIYLEKAKVLEPAGSYYTKFEITFTHGEGRALSGHSEGRQRFLQKLLACGTKRGQWSRKLTITMNEAVKMLEESREKILRNLKLLEEAGDIVLVPKGIRHSYRLLGSAAEHTPASLADWLHPFFTEREAADMKRLKSIVALAETTQCLTSRLLLHFGEKIPPCGHCANCVSSKVRKKLPQSRLTPISLEQVALIRDLIEEKEPALRSSRQLAKFLCGLQSPALQRDRLTRHDAFGMLAHLPFSDVLAQTESMLIE from the coding sequence GTGCTGGAACGTGAAATGATGGAGCAGACCGGGTTGCCGGAATTGGAAAAGACGTTGCTCGCGCACTTCGGTCATGCGGAGTTTCGGCCCGGGCAGCGGCAGGTGGTGGAGGCGTTGATGGCGGGACACTCTGCGCTGGCGATCTTTCCGACGGGCGGCGGAAAGTCGCTTTGCTATCAGTTGCCCGCGCTTTTGCTGGAGGGTCTAACCTTGGTCATTTCGCCGCTGATCGCGCTGATGAAGGATCAGGTGGATGCGTTGTTAGTTCGAGGGATTGCCACGGCGCGGCTGGATTCCACTTTGAATGCAATGGAACTCGCCTCTGTTTTCCGGCAGATCGAGGAGGGCTCGCTGCGGCTGCTTTATGTCGCCCCGGAGCGGCTGGCGAATGAGAAATTTGTCGAGCGGATGAAGGGTGTTAACATCGCGCTGGTGGCCATCGACGAGGCGCATTGCATCTCGGAATGGGGACACAATTTCCGACCTGATTATCTGCGCCTGGCGAAGATCGTTAGGAAATGGCGCATCCCGCGCGTGCTGGCATTGACCGCCACGGCCACTCCCGATGTGGCACGCGACATTGCCAAAGAATTTCGCATCACTCGCGAGAACCGGGTGGTGACGTCATTTCATCGTCCGAATTTGTTTCTGCAAATCACGCCGGTCAAAGCCTCGGAACGCATTGCGCTTCTGGTGGAAAAACTAACAGTGGAAACGCGTTTCCCGGCGATTGTTTATGTCACGCTGCAAGAGACGAGCGAGTCCGTTGCAGCCCACCTGCAACGCGCCGGAATCCGCGCGCGCGCCTATCACGCGGGTCTGGCGGATGATGTTAGGAGCGAGGTGCAGCAGGCGTTTATGTTAGACGCCATCGAGGTGATCGTGGCGACGATTGCCTTCGGAATGGGCGTGGACAAGGCAAATGTTAGATCCGTGTTTCATTTCAATCTGCCGAAGACGCTGGAGAATTATCAGCAGGAAATCGGACGCGCTGGCCGCGACGGACTTCCATCGCACTGCGAAATGCTGGCCTGCGGCGACGACATTCGCGTGCTGGAGAATTTCATATTAGGAGACACGCCAACGCGCCACGCACTGTTGGAACTCACCGGTCATTTTCTGCGTCAGGGCCAGGAGTTTTCTATCAGCCGCTATGATTTGTCGCGGAGCCACGATGTGAAAACAATCGTGCTGGAAACGGCTCTGATTTATCTGGAAAAGGCGAAGGTGCTGGAGCCGGCGGGGTCGTATTACACGAAGTTCGAGATCACGTTTACCCACGGCGAAGGTCGCGCCCTGAGTGGACACAGCGAGGGGCGTCAGCGATTTTTGCAGAAGTTGCTGGCTTGCGGAACGAAGCGCGGCCAGTGGTCGAGAAAACTAACCATTACGATGAATGAGGCGGTGAAGATGCTGGAAGAGTCGCGCGAGAAGATTTTGCGCAACTTAAAGTTGCTGGAGGAGGCGGGCGACATTGTTCTCGTGCCGAAAGGGATTCGTCATAGCTATCGATTGTTAGGAAGCGCGGCTGAGCATACTCCCGCATCGCTGGCAGACTGGTTGCATCCGTTTTTCACGGAGCGCGAGGCCGCCGATATGAAGCGGCTGAAATCCATCGTGGCGCTGGCCGAGACGACGCAATGTCTCACCTCGCGGTTGCTGCTGCATTTTGGAGAGAAGATTCCGCCGTGCGGGCATTGTGCGAATTGTGTTTCTTCCAAGGTTAGGAAGAAGCTGCCGCAGTCGCGTCTAACTCCGATCAGCCTGGAGCAAGTGGCGTTGATTCGCGATCTGATCGAGGAGAAGGAGCCCGCGCTTCGCAGCAGCCGACAACTGGCGAAATTTCTCTGCGGCTTGCAGAGCCCGGCGTTGCAGCGGGATCGGCTCACGCGGCATGATGCGTTTGGGATGCTGGCGCATCTGCCGTTTTCCGATGTGCTCGCGCAGACGGAAAGCATGTTGATCGAGTAG
- a CDS encoding response regulator, with amino-acid sequence MRAKKDSHSTQPAQPNQRILVIDDNRSIHDDIRKILGNPAQEDSELDMEAAALFGVEVEALMDTEFEIDSAFQGQEGLKMVQAAVKEGRPYAMAFVDVRMPPGWDGVETITRIWKLFPDLQIVICTAYSDYSWADMIRKFGKTDSLVILKKPFDNVEVLQLAHTLTQKWTLSHRLQTHLDSLDHIVASRTEELQSANARLRQEMGERAQAEKELRQSEERFARAFQASPIPMAIQSLGSELYIDVNDAFLAISGWERADIINHTPDELKISSNPGLRTLVIEQLRQGKAVRNFECPLRTRAGETRECVISAEAFRLGEEMVALIATLDVSEQRSLEKQLRHSQKLEAVGQFAAGVAHDFNNILTVIQGHASIHLAADNLDRGVAESLNHVSVAAERAAALTRQLLSFSRKQVIQMRALNLNDVVKNLDGMLSRLIGEHIELRCNFAKKLPGVWADQSNVEQIVMNLVVNARDAMPTGGKLTIQTKVNNIDDAHVSKHPQARTGTYVCVSVTDTGTGMSPETMNRIFEPFFTTKEVGKGTGLGLATVYGIAAQHEGWIEVASQLKKGSTFHIYLPASAEIPLQADGSSGEELRGGSETILVVEDEPAVREIMTHVLRDYGYDVLEAADGPTALVVWSKKHREIDLLVTDIVMPNGMSGNAVAERLQSEKSALKVIFSSGYSSNFATHADPQNGFINFLEKPYKPEVLVRAVRDCLDS; translated from the coding sequence ATGCGCGCCAAAAAAGATTCCCACTCCACTCAGCCAGCGCAGCCCAACCAGCGCATTCTGGTGATCGACGACAATCGCTCGATCCACGACGACATCCGCAAGATTCTCGGCAACCCGGCGCAGGAAGACTCGGAACTCGACATGGAGGCCGCCGCACTTTTCGGGGTCGAAGTCGAGGCATTGATGGATACCGAATTCGAGATCGACTCCGCTTTCCAGGGCCAGGAAGGGCTGAAAATGGTCCAGGCTGCCGTCAAGGAAGGCCGCCCCTATGCGATGGCCTTTGTGGACGTGCGGATGCCACCCGGCTGGGACGGCGTGGAAACCATCACCCGCATTTGGAAACTTTTTCCCGACCTGCAGATCGTCATTTGCACCGCGTATTCCGACTATTCCTGGGCCGACATGATCCGGAAATTTGGCAAGACCGACAGTCTCGTCATTCTCAAAAAACCTTTCGACAACGTCGAGGTGCTGCAGCTCGCCCACACGTTGACTCAGAAGTGGACCCTGAGCCATCGCCTGCAAACTCACCTCGACAGCCTCGATCACATCGTCGCCAGCCGCACCGAGGAACTTCAGTCGGCCAACGCCCGACTGCGTCAGGAAATGGGCGAACGCGCGCAGGCGGAAAAGGAATTGCGCCAGTCCGAGGAACGTTTCGCGCGGGCTTTTCAGGCGAGTCCCATTCCCATGGCGATCCAGTCGCTCGGCAGCGAACTTTACATTGACGTGAACGACGCCTTTCTCGCCATCTCAGGCTGGGAACGTGCGGACATCATCAACCACACGCCCGACGAACTAAAAATCAGTTCCAACCCCGGTCTGCGCACGCTCGTTATCGAGCAACTTCGCCAGGGAAAAGCCGTCCGCAATTTCGAGTGTCCGCTCCGCACCCGCGCCGGAGAAACGCGGGAATGTGTCATCTCCGCCGAGGCGTTTCGGTTGGGCGAGGAAATGGTCGCGCTCATCGCCACGCTCGATGTCAGCGAGCAGCGGAGCCTCGAAAAACAACTTCGACATTCGCAGAAACTGGAGGCCGTTGGGCAATTCGCGGCCGGCGTTGCGCACGACTTCAATAACATTCTCACCGTCATCCAGGGCCACGCCAGTATCCATCTCGCCGCCGACAACCTCGACCGTGGCGTCGCCGAATCTCTCAACCACGTCTCCGTCGCCGCCGAGCGCGCTGCCGCATTGACCCGACAACTTTTGAGTTTCAGCCGCAAGCAAGTCATCCAAATGCGTGCGCTCAACTTGAACGACGTCGTGAAAAATCTCGACGGCATGTTGAGCCGCCTCATCGGCGAACACATCGAGTTGCGCTGCAACTTTGCGAAGAAACTCCCCGGAGTTTGGGCCGACCAAAGCAACGTCGAGCAGATCGTGATGAACCTTGTCGTGAACGCGCGCGACGCGATGCCCACCGGCGGCAAACTAACCATTCAAACCAAGGTGAATAACATCGACGACGCTCATGTTAGCAAACATCCGCAGGCGCGCACCGGCACCTACGTTTGCGTGAGCGTTACCGACACCGGCACCGGCATGAGTCCGGAAACGATGAACCGCATTTTCGAGCCGTTTTTCACCACCAAGGAAGTCGGCAAAGGCACAGGCCTCGGCCTCGCCACCGTCTATGGCATCGCCGCCCAGCACGAGGGTTGGATCGAAGTAGCTAGCCAATTAAAGAAGGGCTCCACCTTCCACATTTACCTGCCCGCCAGCGCCGAGATCCCTTTGCAGGCCGACGGTTCCAGTGGCGAGGAATTGCGCGGAGGCAGCGAGACCATTCTCGTCGTCGAAGATGAGCCCGCCGTGCGCGAAATCATGACGCACGTCCTGCGCGACTACGGTTACGATGTTCTGGAGGCCGCCGACGGGCCGACTGCGCTGGTTGTGTGGTCGAAGAAACATCGCGAGATCGATTTGTTAGTCACCGACATCGTCATGCCCAACGGGATGAGTGGCAACGCCGTCGCCGAGCGGCTGCAATCGGAAAAGTCCGCGCTCAAAGTCATCTTTTCCAGCGGCTATAGTTCCAACTTCGCCACCCACGCCGACCCGCAAAACGGCTTCATCAACTTTCTGGAGAAACCCTACAAACCCGAAGTCCTAGTCCGCGCCGTCCGCGATTGTCTGGATAGCTAG